In Polaribacter sp. L3A8, a genomic segment contains:
- the kynU gene encoding kynureninase: MKYQNNLEFAKQQDKEDALASLRNQFHIPKDKNGNDWLYFTGNSLGLQPKATKEYINQELEDWANLGVEGHFEAKNPWLNYHELLTDKMAKVVGAKPVEVVVMNTLTTNLHLLMVSFYRPTKTKYKIIIESDAFPSDRYAVQSQLKFHGFDEETDLIEWKPREGETLLNIEDLETILEFEGDEVALLLIGGVNYYTGQFLDLERIAQIGHAKDCIVGIDLAHGAGNIQPNLHNSGVDFAAWCTYKYLNSGPGSLAGLFVHEKHAKNKKLPRFAGWWNHNKETRFNMRMPFDVMEGAEGWQLSNPPILSMAAILASLDIFDKVGMDALREKSEKLTGYFEFLINEIGSDNIKIITPSKPKERGCQLSIQVKNADKSLHKKLIEKHLITDWREPDVIRCAPTPLYNTFEDVYQMVSILKELL; encoded by the coding sequence TTCTTTAAGAAATCAATTTCATATTCCTAAAGATAAAAACGGAAACGATTGGTTGTATTTTACAGGTAATTCTTTAGGATTACAACCCAAAGCTACCAAAGAATATATCAATCAAGAATTAGAAGATTGGGCAAATTTAGGAGTAGAAGGTCACTTTGAAGCAAAAAATCCGTGGTTAAATTACCATGAATTATTAACTGATAAAATGGCAAAAGTAGTGGGGGCAAAACCTGTTGAGGTTGTTGTTATGAATACACTTACAACCAACCTTCATTTGCTAATGGTTTCGTTTTATAGACCTACCAAAACAAAGTATAAAATTATTATAGAATCTGATGCTTTTCCTTCGGATAGATATGCGGTGCAATCTCAACTAAAATTTCATGGTTTTGATGAAGAAACCGATTTAATAGAATGGAAACCAAGAGAAGGCGAAACCTTATTAAATATAGAAGATTTAGAAACCATTTTAGAGTTTGAAGGCGATGAAGTGGCACTGCTTTTAATAGGTGGCGTAAATTACTATACAGGTCAGTTTTTAGATTTAGAGCGAATCGCTCAGATTGGTCATGCTAAAGATTGCATAGTTGGTATAGATTTAGCACACGGAGCAGGAAACATTCAGCCAAACTTACATAATTCTGGAGTAGATTTTGCAGCGTGGTGTACCTACAAATATTTAAATTCAGGACCAGGAAGTTTAGCAGGATTGTTTGTACATGAAAAACATGCCAAGAATAAAAAATTACCGCGTTTTGCAGGTTGGTGGAATCATAACAAAGAAACACGTTTTAATATGAGAATGCCTTTTGATGTGATGGAAGGAGCAGAAGGTTGGCAGTTATCTAACCCGCCAATATTATCTATGGCAGCAATTTTAGCATCACTAGATATTTTTGATAAAGTTGGTATGGACGCTTTAAGAGAAAAATCAGAAAAGTTAACAGGGTATTTCGAGTTTTTAATTAATGAAATTGGTTCTGATAATATAAAAATTATTACGCCTTCAAAGCCAAAAGAACGTGGCTGTCAATTATCCATTCAAGTTAAAAATGCCGATAAAAGTCTGCATAAAAAACTAATAGAAAAACATCTTATAACAGATTGGAGAGAACCAGATGTTATCCGTTGTGCACCAACACCATTATATAATACTTTTGAAGATGTGTATCAAATGGTTTCAATATTAAAAGAGTTATTGTAG
- a CDS encoding FAD-dependent oxidoreductase yields the protein MNKKDKIVIIGAGLCGSLLALRLAQRGFKVEVYESRPDLRTVDISAGRSINLALSDRGFKALRLCGVEEKAREICIPMYGRLMHDRAGNTFASNYSGRENEYINSISRGDLNALLLTEAEKHKNVNIHFNKKCKNVDLENSIAHFKDYKTKEEFAVNATVIFGADGAGSSLRKSYYLERKFLFSYSQNYLNHGYKELEIPADKSGNHQISNQHLHIWPRGDFMLIALPNLDGSFTVTLFLSYNEGEFNFENLTSEEKITAFFEKEFPDALAIIPNIKEEFLNNPTGALGTIKCSPWSYQNKTVLMGDAAHAIVPFYGQGMNASFEDVTVFDAVLNENLEDWETVFKTYQKARKKDTDAIADLAIDNFHEMRDHVANPIFKEKRKIEMDLEKTFPTEYFSKYSLVTFNENMGYDNAMKKGRAQDKALLNLIAGNEVHTHLNMTKEELKVILEKVKTETNNILEEDKIAGL from the coding sequence ATGAACAAAAAAGATAAAATAGTAATAATCGGAGCAGGACTTTGCGGTTCTCTTTTAGCGTTACGTTTAGCACAAAGAGGTTTTAAAGTAGAAGTTTACGAAAGCAGACCAGATTTAAGAACCGTAGATATTTCTGCGGGGAGATCTATCAATTTAGCTTTGTCAGACAGAGGTTTTAAAGCGTTGCGTTTGTGTGGGGTAGAAGAAAAGGCAAGAGAAATTTGCATACCAATGTACGGGCGTTTAATGCATGATAGAGCAGGAAATACGTTTGCTTCTAATTATTCCGGAAGAGAAAATGAATACATCAACTCTATTTCTCGTGGCGATTTAAATGCACTGTTATTAACAGAGGCAGAAAAACATAAAAACGTAAACATTCATTTTAATAAAAAATGTAAAAATGTCGATTTAGAAAATAGCATTGCACATTTTAAAGATTACAAAACCAAAGAAGAATTTGCGGTAAATGCAACTGTTATTTTCGGAGCAGATGGAGCAGGTTCTTCACTTAGAAAAAGTTATTATTTAGAACGTAAATTCTTATTTAGTTATTCTCAAAACTATTTAAACCACGGATATAAAGAGTTAGAAATCCCTGCGGATAAAAGCGGAAATCATCAAATAAGTAACCAGCATTTACACATTTGGCCTCGTGGCGATTTTATGTTAATTGCCTTACCAAATTTAGACGGTAGTTTTACCGTTACACTCTTTTTGAGTTATAATGAAGGCGAATTTAATTTCGAAAACTTAACATCCGAAGAGAAAATAACGGCCTTTTTTGAAAAAGAATTTCCAGATGCGTTGGCAATCATTCCAAATATAAAAGAAGAATTTTTAAACAATCCAACAGGTGCTTTAGGAACCATAAAATGTTCGCCTTGGAGTTATCAAAACAAAACGGTGTTAATGGGCGATGCTGCACATGCAATTGTGCCTTTTTACGGACAAGGAATGAATGCTTCTTTTGAAGATGTTACCGTATTTGATGCGGTTTTAAATGAAAATTTAGAAGATTGGGAAACTGTTTTTAAAACCTATCAAAAAGCAAGAAAAAAAGACACAGATGCCATTGCAGATCTAGCAATCGATAATTTTCATGAAATGAGAGATCACGTTGCGAATCCTATTTTTAAAGAAAAAAGAAAGATAGAAATGGATTTAGAAAAGACGTTTCCAACCGAATATTTTTCTAAATATTCTTTGGTTACTTTCAATGAAAATATGGGTTATGACAACGCCATGAAAAAAGGAAGAGCACAAGACAAAGCCTTGTTAAATTTAATTGCGGGCAATGAAGTACACACGCATTTAAACATGACAAAAGAGGAATTGAAAGTCATTTTAGAAAAAGTAAAAACAGAAACAAATAACATTTTAGAAGAAGATAAAATTGCAGGGTTGTAA
- a CDS encoding DUF1697 domain-containing protein — MKKYIVLLRGINVSGKNKLPMAELRNLLNDLGFKNVQTYIQSGNIILESDEGKSVICKKINEAIKNKFGFDVPVIARTVPQFKKAIASYPFPTDNTKIVAFVFLNKKVYETKIDVIDIGKDQYLIDNDTVYIYCETGFSKTKLTNNLFERKLLVSATTRNYNTTLKLLELAESN, encoded by the coding sequence ATGAAAAAATATATAGTTTTATTAAGAGGAATTAATGTGTCGGGAAAAAATAAACTCCCAATGGCAGAACTACGTAATTTATTAAACGATTTAGGTTTTAAAAACGTACAAACCTACATTCAGAGTGGAAACATTATTTTAGAATCAGATGAAGGTAAATCTGTAATTTGTAAAAAAATTAATGAAGCCATTAAAAATAAATTCGGTTTTGATGTTCCTGTAATTGCAAGAACAGTTCCTCAATTTAAAAAAGCAATTGCTAGTTATCCTTTTCCAACAGACAATACCAAAATAGTTGCATTTGTTTTCTTAAACAAAAAAGTATATGAAACTAAAATTGATGTAATAGATATTGGTAAAGATCAATATTTAATAGATAATGATACGGTATACATTTATTGCGAAACAGGTTTTTCTAAAACAAAACTTACTAATAATTTATTTGAAAGAAAATTGCTTGTGAGCGCAACAACTAGAAATTACAATACCACATTAAAGTTATTAGAATTGGCAGAAAGCAATTAA
- a CDS encoding FAD-dependent monooxygenase, whose product MKYTIIGAGIGGLTTALAFEKAGIEYKIFEKAPALNEVGAGIWLAPNALQVLDRLGVLEEVVASGNPIDRITIGKQDLSPLSDSLQGFIKDKFGFTTIAIHRAALQKILFSKIPKEKVFLNNGFQSFKELESGIIEVSFNDDAKIKTNFLIGADGINSKVRNQLFPESTKRYSGQTCWRGITDLTLKEDFLHRGFELWGDKIRFGISKVSKDKVYWFAVALSEENGKDDTHLVKEKLLKMFADFNPLITDLIEATNVNQIIRNDIHDLKPLKKWHKNNICLIGDAGHATTPNMGQGGAQAIEDAFYLSKLIATHKDENVFELFQQKRQKKVSLVVNQSWTTGKMAHWKYGQSFRNFILKNVPKKMIEKKMIALYQLEK is encoded by the coding sequence ATGAAATATACAATTATTGGTGCCGGAATTGGAGGGTTGACAACAGCATTGGCTTTTGAAAAAGCAGGAATTGAATATAAAATTTTTGAAAAAGCCCCCGCATTAAATGAGGTAGGAGCCGGAATTTGGTTAGCGCCAAATGCCTTGCAAGTTTTAGATCGTTTAGGTGTTTTAGAAGAGGTAGTTGCTAGCGGAAACCCTATTGATAGAATAACGATTGGGAAACAAGATTTATCGCCACTTTCGGATAGTTTGCAAGGTTTTATAAAAGATAAATTCGGTTTTACAACCATTGCAATTCACAGAGCAGCACTTCAAAAAATATTGTTTAGTAAAATTCCGAAAGAGAAAGTATTTTTAAATAATGGTTTTCAGTCTTTTAAAGAATTAGAATCAGGGATTATAGAAGTTTCTTTTAATGATGATGCTAAAATTAAAACCAACTTTTTAATTGGTGCAGATGGTATAAACTCTAAAGTTAGAAATCAACTTTTTCCAGAAAGTACCAAGCGGTATTCTGGGCAAACTTGCTGGCGTGGAATAACAGATTTAACTTTAAAAGAAGATTTTTTACACAGAGGTTTCGAGCTTTGGGGAGACAAAATTAGGTTTGGAATTTCTAAAGTATCAAAAGACAAAGTGTATTGGTTTGCGGTTGCTTTATCTGAAGAAAATGGTAAAGACGATACTCATTTGGTAAAAGAGAAACTATTAAAAATGTTTGCAGATTTTAATCCATTAATAACAGATTTAATTGAAGCAACAAATGTTAATCAGATTATTAGAAATGATATTCACGATTTAAAACCGCTTAAAAAGTGGCACAAAAATAATATTTGTTTAATTGGTGATGCGGGGCATGCTACAACACCAAATATGGGACAAGGAGGCGCACAGGCAATAGAAGATGCTTTTTATTTAAGCAAATTAATTGCAACGCATAAAGATGAAAATGTGTTTGAATTGTTTCAACAAAAAAGACAAAAAAAAGTCAGTTTAGTTGTAAACCAATCTTGGACAACAGGAAAAATGGCACATTGGAAATATGGTCAATCTTTTAGAAACTTTATCTTAAAAAATGTACCTAAAAAAATGATAGAAAAGAAAATGATTGCATTATATCAACTAGAAAAATAA
- a CDS encoding DUF6500 family protein: MNTEIKEKIIAVCDEKIAKKGTNVGLSFYAFFKNKNDNPVLLMEVAKWWIETHKLDHFEKAVKIKQMILENK, translated from the coding sequence ATGAATACAGAAATAAAAGAGAAAATAATTGCAGTTTGTGATGAGAAAATTGCTAAAAAAGGAACCAATGTTGGTTTGTCTTTTTATGCCTTTTTTAAGAATAAAAATGACAATCCGGTTTTGTTAATGGAAGTGGCAAAATGGTGGATTGAAACGCATAAGTTAGATCATTTTGAAAAAGCAGTTAAGATTAAACAAATGATTTTGGAAAACAAATAA
- a CDS encoding SDR family oxidoreductase, with amino-acid sequence MNLNIQNKNAIVCGSTQGIGKASAIALANEGVNVTLIARNEEKLKTVLAELPNNNQQHTYLVADFSKPEELKKALETTDLKFHILVNNTGGPKSGDLISAAPSELINAFQMHVVCNQILVQAVVPFMKEVKFGRIINIISTSVKEPIPGLGVSNAIRNAVGNWAKTLATELGGFQITVNNVLPGFTDTARLDEIIKIKANISNTTEPEMEQIMKSYVPAKRFAKAEETAAAVTFLSSEQASYINGINLPVDGGRTKSL; translated from the coding sequence ATGAATTTAAACATACAAAACAAGAATGCAATTGTTTGTGGAAGTACACAAGGAATAGGAAAAGCATCTGCAATAGCTTTAGCAAATGAAGGCGTAAATGTTACTTTAATAGCCAGAAATGAAGAAAAATTAAAAACTGTTTTGGCAGAATTACCAAATAACAATCAGCAGCATACTTATTTAGTGGCAGATTTTTCTAAACCCGAAGAATTAAAAAAAGCACTAGAAACTACAGATTTAAAGTTTCATATTTTAGTAAATAATACTGGAGGTCCAAAAAGTGGCGATTTAATTTCTGCTGCTCCATCAGAATTAATAAATGCATTTCAGATGCATGTTGTTTGCAATCAAATTTTGGTGCAAGCAGTGGTTCCTTTTATGAAAGAAGTAAAGTTTGGTAGAATTATCAACATAATTTCTACATCAGTAAAAGAGCCTATTCCTGGTTTAGGTGTTTCTAATGCCATAAGAAATGCGGTTGGTAATTGGGCAAAAACGTTAGCTACAGAACTTGGCGGATTTCAAATTACAGTTAATAATGTATTACCGGGTTTTACAGATACAGCACGTTTAGATGAAATTATTAAGATAAAAGCAAATATATCGAACACCACAGAACCAGAAATGGAACAAATTATGAAAAGTTATGTGCCAGCAAAACGTTTTGCTAAAGCGGAAGAAACTGCTGCTGCTGTAACCTTTTTATCTAGTGAACAAGCAAGTTATATAAACGGAATTAATCTTCCTGTTGATGGAGGAAGAACTAAAAGTTTATAG
- a CDS encoding 3-hydroxyanthranilate 3,4-dioxygenase, with the protein MSNLVQPLNFKKWIDEHRHLLKPPVGNKQVWDNGEYIVMVVGGPNNRKDYHYNETPEFFYQVEGDMILKIIDDKGKMIDVAINEGDIYLLPAKVPHSPQRKANTVGLVIEYPRSEGMLDALEWYCENCGNQLYREEFALGNIETDMPVIFDKYYSDKQKCTCNNCGTIMEAPQKLK; encoded by the coding sequence ATGAGCAATTTAGTACAGCCTTTAAATTTTAAAAAATGGATTGATGAACATCGTCATTTATTAAAGCCGCCCGTTGGTAACAAGCAGGTTTGGGATAATGGCGAGTATATTGTAATGGTTGTTGGCGGACCTAATAATCGAAAAGATTATCATTATAACGAAACGCCAGAGTTTTTCTATCAAGTAGAAGGAGATATGATTTTAAAAATCATAGATGATAAAGGTAAAATGATTGATGTAGCAATTAATGAAGGTGATATTTATTTATTACCAGCAAAAGTGCCACATTCGCCACAAAGAAAAGCAAATACGGTTGGTTTGGTTATTGAATATCCACGTTCTGAAGGGATGCTAGATGCTTTAGAATGGTATTGTGAAAACTGTGGAAACCAGTTGTATAGAGAAGAATTTGCATTGGGGAATATTGAAACAGATATGCCCGTTATTTTTGATAAATATTATTCTGATAAACAAAAATGTACCTGTAATAATTGTGGTACAATAATGGAAGCACCTCAAAAACTTAAATAA
- a CDS encoding amidohydrolase family protein: MEKRKLRINGHSHLLPYPEEIPDFMKEKEIFWVDDERKHMLQKGWKRPVTHSSFFLDEKLLWMEKNKLDHAVVLNLSQLYGNGLRLEEMKKALRFQNDFNAKVQREHPSKFTCGFVVHPGFIYGALDEIKRCVEELGLKVLCLPTHFMDSIGQWRCVFDEENDRIFELADQYKLAIEIHPYDGDKMIKLENTNWRFHLIWMLAQCGDAYHFYTLNGMQERFKNIRTCFAHGGQLAQMNLGRRIQGFDGRPDLFEGKTHPRKAVGHKNIFFDTLVHDTDSLKLMFKRQGVSQVLMGLDDPYPLGEMESDKQSSYPGKILDLAIDEKIITETEKGQIWEDNVLQWLFGDDEVAKQDLITKILF, translated from the coding sequence ATGGAAAAAAGAAAACTACGCATAAACGGGCATTCACATTTGTTACCTTATCCAGAAGAAATTCCGGATTTTATGAAGGAAAAAGAGATTTTCTGGGTAGATGATGAACGCAAACACATGTTGCAAAAAGGGTGGAAAAGACCTGTAACCCATTCTAGTTTTTTCTTAGATGAAAAATTGCTTTGGATGGAAAAAAACAAACTAGATCATGCAGTTGTTTTAAATCTATCTCAGTTATACGGGAATGGTTTGCGTTTAGAAGAAATGAAAAAAGCGTTGCGTTTTCAGAATGATTTTAATGCAAAAGTGCAGCGAGAACATCCGTCTAAATTTACCTGTGGTTTTGTGGTGCATCCGGGTTTTATTTATGGAGCTTTAGATGAAATAAAACGTTGTGTAGAGGAATTAGGTTTAAAAGTGTTGTGTTTGCCAACGCATTTTATGGATTCTATTGGGCAATGGCGTTGTGTCTTTGATGAAGAAAATGATCGAATTTTTGAATTGGCAGATCAATATAAATTGGCAATTGAAATTCATCCGTATGATGGAGATAAAATGATAAAATTAGAGAATACCAATTGGCGTTTTCATTTAATTTGGATGTTGGCACAATGTGGTGATGCGTATCATTTTTATACGTTAAACGGAATGCAAGAGCGCTTTAAAAATATTAGAACGTGTTTTGCGCATGGAGGTCAATTGGCACAAATGAATTTAGGTAGAAGGATTCAGGGTTTTGACGGAAGACCCGATTTATTTGAAGGGAAAACACATCCAAGAAAAGCAGTAGGACATAAAAACATTTTTTTTGATACGCTCGTTCACGATACAGATTCTTTAAAATTAATGTTTAAAAGACAAGGTGTAAGTCAGGTTTTAATGGGCTTAGACGATCCGTATCCGTTAGGAGAAATGGAAAGTGATAAACAATCTTCTTATCCTGGAAAAATTTTAGATTTAGCTATTGATGAAAAAATTATTACCGAAACAGAAAAAGGACAAATTTGGGAAGATAATGTGTTGCAATGGTTGTTTGGTGATGATGAGGTTGCTAAGCAAGATTTGATTACTAAAATACTTTTTTAA
- a CDS encoding DUF2141 domain-containing protein — MKKLLLIFTILFSGILTTNAQEESADLTVHISGLNSDKGTLLIGLYNKKESFLKKQFKGDIVKVKDKKSVVIFKGLPKGEYAVSFVHDENDNKKMDTNMFKIPKEDYGCSNNARGFMGPPKYDDAKFQLTENKTIEIKI, encoded by the coding sequence ATGAAAAAATTACTTTTAATCTTCACTATTCTTTTTAGTGGAATTTTAACAACAAACGCACAAGAGGAATCCGCAGATTTAACCGTTCATATTTCTGGTTTAAATTCTGATAAAGGAACACTATTAATAGGTCTATACAATAAAAAAGAAAGCTTCTTAAAAAAGCAATTTAAAGGAGATATTGTAAAAGTTAAAGATAAGAAATCGGTAGTTATATTTAAAGGTTTACCAAAAGGAGAATATGCTGTTTCATTTGTTCATGATGAAAATGACAACAAAAAAATGGATACAAATATGTTTAAAATCCCTAAAGAAGATTATGGTTGTTCTAACAATGCTAGAGGCTTTATGGGACCTCCAAAATACGATGATGCTAAATTTCAATTAACAGAAAACAAAACAATTGAAATTAAAATATAG
- a CDS encoding NAD(P)/FAD-dependent oxidoreductase, producing MNIPQTSFPRVVIIGGGFAGLAAAKGLEEQELQVVLIDKHNYHTFQPLLYQVATGGLEPDSIAFPLRKRFNDVNNFYFRLTEVEKINTENNTIETSIGNLEYDELIIATGSTTNFFGNTNIKKHTMEMKSIPQSLNIRSLILENFEEALLTSNIEERNALMNFVIVGGGPTGVELAGALAEMKKGILPKDYPDLDIRQMQINLIQSSECLLKGMSAKASEKAEDFLIKLGVNVWKNLRVLDYDGKTVTTNGEDHFNAETVIWAAGVKGQMIDGLNTECVIERAARIKVNEFNQVLNHPNIYAIGDVACMSSEKKPYGHPMMAQPAIQQGKLVAKNILAKLFNKEQKAFVYKDKGSMATIGRNKAVVDLPKWKFQGVFAWFVWMFVHLFSLIGFRNKAIVFLNWVYNYIRFDRETRLIIRPYKKKNKYSFKS from the coding sequence ATGAACATACCACAAACTAGTTTTCCAAGAGTTGTAATTATTGGTGGTGGTTTTGCGGGTTTAGCAGCTGCAAAAGGATTAGAAGAACAAGAATTGCAAGTTGTTTTAATTGACAAACACAACTATCATACATTTCAACCTTTATTATACCAAGTTGCTACAGGTGGTTTAGAGCCAGATTCTATTGCTTTTCCACTAAGAAAACGTTTTAATGATGTTAATAATTTCTATTTTAGATTAACAGAAGTAGAAAAAATAAACACAGAAAACAACACCATTGAAACCTCTATTGGAAACTTAGAATATGATGAATTAATTATAGCTACAGGTTCTACAACCAACTTTTTTGGTAATACCAATATCAAAAAACATACGATGGAAATGAAGTCCATTCCGCAATCTTTAAACATTAGAAGTTTAATTTTAGAAAATTTTGAAGAGGCTTTATTAACTTCTAACATAGAAGAAAGAAATGCCTTAATGAATTTTGTAATTGTAGGTGGCGGACCAACAGGTGTAGAATTAGCAGGTGCTTTGGCAGAAATGAAAAAAGGAATTTTACCAAAAGATTATCCGGATTTAGATATTAGACAAATGCAGATAAACTTAATTCAAAGTTCTGAATGTTTGTTAAAAGGAATGAGCGCAAAAGCTTCTGAAAAAGCAGAAGATTTTCTAATAAAATTAGGCGTGAATGTTTGGAAAAATTTACGTGTTTTAGATTATGATGGAAAAACGGTTACTACAAATGGCGAGGATCATTTTAATGCAGAAACTGTAATTTGGGCAGCAGGAGTTAAAGGGCAAATGATTGATGGTTTAAACACCGAATGTGTTATAGAAAGAGCCGCAAGAATAAAAGTAAATGAGTTTAATCAAGTTTTAAATCACCCAAATATTTATGCAATTGGTGATGTTGCTTGTATGTCTTCAGAAAAAAAACCTTACGGACACCCAATGATGGCACAACCTGCCATTCAACAGGGTAAATTAGTAGCAAAAAATATTTTAGCAAAACTTTTTAACAAAGAACAAAAAGCATTTGTTTATAAAGACAAAGGTTCTATGGCAACCATTGGACGAAATAAAGCGGTTGTAGATTTGCCTAAATGGAAATTTCAAGGAGTTTTTGCTTGGTTTGTTTGGATGTTTGTACATCTTTTTTCTTTAATTGGTTTTAGAAACAAAGCCATCGTTTTTCTAAATTGGGTGTATAATTATATTCGTTTTGATAGAGAAACTCGTTTAATTATAAGACCTTATAAAAAGAAAAATAAATATTCTTTTAAAAGCTAA